TGAACCGGTTTTGCATGACAAAATCCAGTCTTCTTTGTGCATACGGTCAGTCTCGCCATCGCCGATAACGGGGATGCGCGGAATGATTTTACTCGGCTTTTTGTAATCTTTCACAATTTCGCCGTTCACCGCCAACACGTTGCCCTCGCTGCCTTTCATGACGATGACGCCTTTTTCTCCGACGAACATGGTGCTGGTCGATTCACTCGTAAGGTTCAAGTCTTCTGAGAAGCCTTTTGGGGTTTTCGGTTTCAATTTTCCGTCGTACCAGGTTAAGGACGTCGCATCAAAACTCCCGCGTTTGGGGAATTGATATTCAATAATCGCTTCTGTTGGATAAGTTTGGCTGTTCGCATCTTTTTGATGGATGCACTTGACGCTGGTTGGATATTCCAACTGAAGCGCTTTGACGACCGGGCTGAGGTTATGGCAGGCGATGTCGCCCAAGGCGCCGCAGCCGTAATCCCACCAGCCGCGCCATTTGAAGGGACAGTATCCTGAGTTATAGGGACGGTAGGGCGCGGTTCCTAACCAAAGGTCCCAATCAAGTGTTTCGGGAATGTCTTGTTCGGGCAGTGCGTTGGGGACGCCTTGAGGCCACCAGCCAATAGAGCGGTCGGTCCAGGAATGAACTTCGTGTACTTGTCCGATTAAGCCGCTCCAGATCATTTCGGCAACTTCGCGGTGCTGAGCGGTTGCGGCGCCTTGGTTACCCATTTGCGTCGCAACGCCATATTTTGCGGCGGTTTCGCGCAGCAGCCGCGCTTCAAAAACGGTATGGGTCAGTGGTTTTTGTACATAGACGTGTTTGCCGCGCTGCATACATTCCATCGCGACGCGTGCGTGCATGTGATCGGGGATCGAAATCGTAACGGCGTCGATTTCGGGGCAATCGTCAAGCATCTTACGAAAGTCTTTGAAGCGTTTCGCATCCGAATAGCGGTTGAAGGTCCCGCCTCCACTCCGCCAGTCGACGTCGCATAGCGCAACGATGTTTTGGCTATTGCAGGTATCAACGTCGCTTGAGCCTTTTCCGCCGATGCCAACGCATGCAATGTTCAATTTTTCCATTGGCGAGGAGTAGTGGCTTTTTGCCAGCGTGGTCGTACGGGTTCGATTGGTTGCGCATCCAGCCGATGCCGCAGCGGCGGCGGATGTAAGAAGAAATTGGCGGCGATTA
The Candidatus Hinthialibacter antarcticus genome window above contains:
- a CDS encoding Gfo/Idh/MocA family oxidoreductase: MKSHFNRRQFLLTSAAAAASAGCATNRTRTTTLAKSHYSSPMEKLNIACVGIGGKGSSDVDTCNSQNIVALCDVDWRSGGGTFNRYSDAKRFKDFRKMLDDCPEIDAVTISIPDHMHARVAMECMQRGKHVYVQKPLTHTVFEARLLRETAAKYGVATQMGNQGAATAQHREVAEMIWSGLIGQVHEVHSWTDRSIGWWPQGVPNALPEQDIPETLDWDLWLGTAPYRPYNSGYCPFKWRGWWDYGCGALGDIACHNLSPVVKALQLEYPTSVKCIHQKDANSQTYPTEAIIEYQFPKRGSFDATSLTWYDGKLKPKTPKGFSEDLNLTSESTSTMFVGEKGVIVMKGSEGNVLAVNGEIVKDYKKPSKIIPRIPVIGDGETDRMHKEDWILSCKTGSKASSNFNHAGPLTEWVVMGNISLRFPFETLNWDGPNMRFTNKKEANQFVTKEYRKGWEVA